In the Spirochaetota bacterium genome, ATAAAAATTACTGGCAAGTAATATTTTTAGTATTGTATTATTAATAGATAGTGCTATATTGTATAGAGAATGCCATAAGTAAGGATTGCTGACATATCTATAAAAAGCGAATGATTGTCATATGATGGCCCATTGTAATCGCCGTGCTGTTGTGTATTCCTGGCCTGCCCGCATTGGTCTTACGATTGCATTGTTGATAATGGGCGCCTGCGCTCCTTCCCGCGGCTCTGACCCCGCACATCCCCGCGCCATCCGTGGGATAATCGACCTTCGTGGGTATGATTTTACCGGGAACGGCGCCGCCATACTCTCCGGCGAATGGGAATTTCACTGGAAGAAACTGCACACTGAAGTATCTCCCGATACCGGGCCGTCTTTCATAAAGGTTCCTGACCGATGGAGAGACAGCATTGTCAACGGCATGGCGCTTTCCGGCCATGGCTACGGAACGTATCGCCTGAAAATTAAACTGCCGGCGTCAGTCTCAAATCTCGCGATTCGGTTTCCCGATGTTGAAACGGCCTACAGTCTCTATGCCAATGGACGAAGGATCGGCGGTGTCGGGACAGTGACCACGGACGGACGGTCCGATGACTGGCGCTTTGAACCGCGCGTCTATTCCCTTCCTGAAGCCGGGGATACGCTGGATCTGGTCGTTGAGGTTTCCAACTATGTGTACAAGGGAGGAGGCCTGACGAGGGATATCCAGCTGGGACCCGAGCCGGCCCTTCACAAAGCCTGGGAACGCGAGGCCTTTCTTGAATATTTTATGCTCGGCGGCATGATTCTTATCGGTTTGTACCATCTCGGTTTTTTCATGATACGGCGCCGCGACTATTCAGCCCTTTATTTCAGCCTGTTCTGCATTATTCTCGGCGTGCGGGGGATGCTCGTCGGGGAAAGGCTGCTCAGTACGGCCTATCCTGCCGTACCTTTTGAGTATTTTTTAAAAATGGATGTTCTCACTATCTTTCTGCCCGTGCCGCTGTTCCTCCTGTACCTGTTCGAGATATTCCCCGCTGAAAGTCCCCGGAAGCTGAGAGCTCTATTCATCTTACCGGGATTCCTGTTTTCCCTGTTCGCGCTGGTCACTCCGGCCCGGATCTTCCACCATGCCATAGACTGGTATAACGGCGTATTTGCGATCTCAGTCCTTTTAACGGTATTGATCACCGCCAGGGCCGTGAAACAGGGCAGGGACGGCTCGGTGGTTTTCATCCTCGGCATCGCAATCCCCATCGCCGCCCTGGTAAACGATATTCTCCGCACACTGTATATCATACAGTCGCCGAACATCGTCTCCTTCGGATTCCTTGCCTTTACCATGTGCCAGGCATACATAATCGCCCTTCGTTTTTCACGTTCCCGCGATCAAATGGAAATAATGTCCCATCAGCTGGAGGCTTTCAGCAAAAGCCTTGAGATCAGGGTCGATGAGCGGACGGAAGAGCTTGCCGAGGAAAAGACACGGCTTGCCCTTCGAAACGAGGAGATCGAGCGGAGTGAAAAGAGGTTCCGCGACCTGGTGGACCTGCTCCCCGTCGGCGTCTATGAATCCGACGGCTCGTACAAAATAACCTACGCGAATCGCGCCGCCGCCGAAATATTCGGATATGATCTGGATGAATTGAAGAGCGGCAACATCACGACCTTTGACATGCTATCTCCAGATTCTCGGGATGATGCAGTAGAAATAAGGAAGAGCATCAAGCCGGCATCACCGATCTTGCGACTTGAGCACATGGCCAGGCGCAAGGACGGCTCGATTTTTCCGATGGTTGTCAGCGCATGCCTGATCGATCCGGCCGAACCGGCGAAGGGCACACGAGGCGTCATCATCGATGTCAGCTCTACAAAGCGCGCGGAGATGATAATGCGCGCCAGGGTCGACCTGATGGAATATGCAGTTGAACATAACCTTGATGAACTGCTGCAGAAAACGCTGGATATCGTGGAAACGCTGACCGACAGCCTTGTGAGTTTCTATCATTTCGTGGAGCCGGACCAGAAGACTCTCTCTCTCCAGGCATGGTCCACCAGAACGGTCAGGGAGTTCTGCCGGGCCGAGGGGAAGGGCCTCCATTATGGCATTGACCAGGCCGGCGTTTGGGTAGACTGCGTCCACGAGCGGCGGCCGGTGATCCATAACGATTACGCCGCTCTTGCCAACCGGAAGGGGCTGCCGGAGGGCCATGCGCCTGTGGTGCGTGAGCTGGTCGTACCCATCCTCAGGGGAAACATCATCGTGGCCATACTGGGCGTGGGCAACAAGGCCGTTGATTACACGAAAGAGGACGTGGAGGTCACGGAATACCTTGCAGATATCGCCTGGGAGATCGTCGAGCGGAAGCGCGCTGACGACAGGCTCAGGGAGAGCGAGGAAAAGTACCGCCTTATCACGGAAAATATGGACGACACCATATGGCTCATGGATATGAATCTCCAGACAACCTTCATAAGCCCGTCAGTAAGCCGCAAGCGAGGCTTTACTCTTGAAGAGCTACAGTCGTTAACCATAGATAAGCACCTGACGCCGGCATCCCTGGAAGCCGCGCTGGCTGTGATTGCCAGGGAAATGACGCCGGAGATGCTGGGGGATCCCAATTATACTATCACGGTCGCCATGGAGCTCGAATTCTACTGTAAGGACGGAAGCACGTTCTGGAGCGACAACACCATGTCCGTGATTCGTGATGAGGCGGGAAAGCCCATCGGCATCATGGGGGTCGGACGCGATATCACGGAGCGCAAGAAGGCCGAGGAAGCCCTGGCCGTATCCCAGAAGAATTTTGCCACGTTCTTCAATACCATCGAGGACCTCCTATTCATACTCGATATGGAAGGGAAGATCCTCCACGTGAACGATACCGTCATTAAACGGCTCGGCTATTCTCCCGAGGAGCTCCAGGGCCAGAGTGTTCTCCTGGTGCACCCGCCTGACCGCCATGAAGAGGCCATGACCATCATAACAGCGATGCTGAACGGAAAGGCCGACCTGTGTCCCGTTCCGGTCATGACAAAAACGGGGATGCAGATACCTGTTGAAACCCGGGTGGTGGTGGGCGAATGGAACGGCAGACCGGCCCTCTTCGGCGTCACCAAGGATATATCAAAGCTCAAGCTTTCCGAGGAGAAGTTTTCCCACGCCTTCCACACCAATTCGACTCTTATGGGTATTTCGCGTATCTCTGACGGAATATACCTGGATGTCAACGAGTCTTTCCTCAAAAACTTTGGATTTACCAGGGAGGAGGTGATCGGCAGGACCTCCCAGGAGCTTGGCATCTTCGCGGATTATGAAGACCGGGAGCGGGTACGCCGGGAGTTCGAAACAAACGGTAACATCCGAAACGTGGAGATGAGGATCCGCCGCAAGGATGGCACGCTTCGCATCGGCCTGTTATCGGCCGATCCGATCATGGTTGGCGCGGACAGGTGCTGGCTCACAACCATGGCGGATATCACTGAGCGGAAAGAGGCCGAGGAGGCGTTGAAGGAAAGCGAATCGTACAACAAGGTGCTCTTTTCCGATTCGCGTATAGCCCTGATTGTTCTGGACCCTGAAACCGGACGGTTCCTTGACTGCAATGACGCGGCGGTTCGCATCTATCGAATGAATAGTAAGGATGAAGTGATCGGGAAAGTCCCTCTTGACATGTCTACAACAACCCAGTATGATGGAAGCGATTCGAGACTTGCCGCTCAATGGAATGTCAAGCGGGCCCTGTCTCAAGGTTCGCACCTGTTCGAATGGCGTCACCAACGTCCCGACGGCGAGGTATGGGACGGCGAGGTGCACCTCATGACGTTCCGCCACAAGGGTAAAACGATGCTGCAGTTCAGCGTTCAGGACATAACGGCGCGGAAAGTAGCGGAGCGTGAGCTGGTCAAATCGAAAGAGGAAGCCGAGGCCGCAAACCGCGCCAAGTCGGAGTTCCTGGCGAACATGAGCCACGAGATCAGGACCCCGATGAACGCCATAATTGGATTCACACACCTGATGGGGCGGACCGACCTCGCGCCGGTTCAGCGCGATTACTGCTCCAAAATTCAGGGCGCGGCGCGCATGCTCATGGGCATCATCAACGATATCCTTGATTTTTCAAAAATTGAGGCAGGGAAGCTGGCGATCGAGTCCATTGATTTTGACCTGAATGACATCCTGGTGACCATCGCCAATACCCTCTCCTATGCAGCGGAGGAGAAGGGACTGGAATTGCTCTTTTACATCGCACCGGACGTGCCGTTCAGCCTGAAGGGAGATCCCCTCAGGATGCAGCAGGTGCTTTTTAATCTTATTCATAACGCGATCAAGTTCACCCAGAAGGGAACGGTAACCCTGAAAATTGAAATGCAGAACAGGATTTTCGACCCTGATATTGCAAAGTTAAAATTCCGGATCATTGATACCGGGATCGGTCTTACGGAGGATCAGCAGGCGACCATATTCAAGTCCTTTACCCAGGCCGACACCTCCATTACGCGCCGCTATGGCGGGACCGGACTCGGTCTTGCCATCTGCAAGCGCCTGGTTGAGCTTATGGGCGGGGATATCGGCTTGATAAGCAGGGCGGGCGAAGGCAGCGAATTTTACTTTAACCTGTCACTGCATGTCAGCCGCATGACGGTGCCTGACAAGGAGCCATTCACGGGTGAAAAGCCGGAAGTGGTGGTGGCGGATGATAATCTCGGCTCCCTGGAGATACTCAGGGGATATCTTAGCACAATGGGCTTCCCGGTAATAACGATGCAATCCGGAGAGGAGACGATAAGGTATCTCAAGGAAAGGGGATCGGCGACCCCCCTTGTCCTTATCATTGACTGGAGGATGCCGGTAATGGACGGCATTGAGACCATACAGCGGATTCGGCATGATCCCGCCATTGGCGGCATATCCTCAATTATAATGATATCCGCCTATAATCTTGATGAAGTGAAGGAACAGACGACGCTGCTGGGGGTTGACGCGCTGCTAGCAAAGCCGGTGAGCCCTTCCACATTGCTTGACGCGCTTTCCCAAGTCATGAATTTTAGATCGAAGCCGCGAATCTCCGCCGTGCGGTCTTCCGCCGCGTTCCCTCTGCCCTCGTTCCAGGGGAGGCGCATTCTCCTGGTGGAGGACAACGCCATAAACCGCGAAGTGGCTATCAGAATGCTGGAAGATACCGGCATGTCCGTCGACATAGCGGAGAACGGTGTCGAGGCCATCCAGAAGGTCGCATCGGAGATATACGATCTCGTCTTTATGGATGTGCAGATGCCTGAAATGGACGGGTTTGAGGCGACACGGACCATACGTTCTGACGCTAAATATAACGATCTGCCAATTATCGCCATGACCGCTTACGCCATGAGCGGAGACCGCGAGCGGTGCATTGAAGCGGGCATGAATGACCATATGTCAAAGCCCTTTGACCCGGACCAATTCTACGCCATATGCAGGAAATGGATGCCCGAACGGACCCACATCGACGGCACGGTTCCGGCAACACAAACGGAAAGGAGCCCTGATGACCTGAGTTTAATCATGGGGTTGCCGGGCATCGATGTCCATTACGCGATATTGCATTTTTCCGGGAGAACTGATATTCTTCCTGATATCATAAGGGAATTCTGCGATATGTACGCCGATGTCAGGGAGCGCCTTGATTCCTTCATGGCATCGAAGGACACTGACGGCCTCAGGAAGTTCGCCCACAGCATGCGCGGGGCGGCCGGCACCGTCGCGGCGATCAGGGCGATGGATACGGCGGCGGCCCTGGAGGAATGCATCATCGATGGCAGGATCGAAGAGATCGGCGGGCATGTCGGGCGGTTCATATCGGCCATGGAGGAAGTGCTTCAGAGCGGGCCGATCCTTAAATCGCGGATGGAAGCCTATTTTAAAGAAGAGGAACAGATGCCCGGGGATGACCGGCGGGACCTGGATGCGGACATTGCAATACTTGCATCCCTTCTCGAACAGCGC is a window encoding:
- a CDS encoding PAS domain S-box protein, which codes for MGACAPSRGSDPAHPRAIRGIIDLRGYDFTGNGAAILSGEWEFHWKKLHTEVSPDTGPSFIKVPDRWRDSIVNGMALSGHGYGTYRLKIKLPASVSNLAIRFPDVETAYSLYANGRRIGGVGTVTTDGRSDDWRFEPRVYSLPEAGDTLDLVVEVSNYVYKGGGLTRDIQLGPEPALHKAWEREAFLEYFMLGGMILIGLYHLGFFMIRRRDYSALYFSLFCIILGVRGMLVGERLLSTAYPAVPFEYFLKMDVLTIFLPVPLFLLYLFEIFPAESPRKLRALFILPGFLFSLFALVTPARIFHHAIDWYNGVFAISVLLTVLITARAVKQGRDGSVVFILGIAIPIAALVNDILRTLYIIQSPNIVSFGFLAFTMCQAYIIALRFSRSRDQMEIMSHQLEAFSKSLEIRVDERTEELAEEKTRLALRNEEIERSEKRFRDLVDLLPVGVYESDGSYKITYANRAAAEIFGYDLDELKSGNITTFDMLSPDSRDDAVEIRKSIKPASPILRLEHMARRKDGSIFPMVVSACLIDPAEPAKGTRGVIIDVSSTKRAEMIMRARVDLMEYAVEHNLDELLQKTLDIVETLTDSLVSFYHFVEPDQKTLSLQAWSTRTVREFCRAEGKGLHYGIDQAGVWVDCVHERRPVIHNDYAALANRKGLPEGHAPVVRELVVPILRGNIIVAILGVGNKAVDYTKEDVEVTEYLADIAWEIVERKRADDRLRESEEKYRLITENMDDTIWLMDMNLQTTFISPSVSRKRGFTLEELQSLTIDKHLTPASLEAALAVIAREMTPEMLGDPNYTITVAMELEFYCKDGSTFWSDNTMSVIRDEAGKPIGIMGVGRDITERKKAEEALAVSQKNFATFFNTIEDLLFILDMEGKILHVNDTVIKRLGYSPEELQGQSVLLVHPPDRHEEAMTIITAMLNGKADLCPVPVMTKTGMQIPVETRVVVGEWNGRPALFGVTKDISKLKLSEEKFSHAFHTNSTLMGISRISDGIYLDVNESFLKNFGFTREEVIGRTSQELGIFADYEDRERVRREFETNGNIRNVEMRIRRKDGTLRIGLLSADPIMVGADRCWLTTMADITERKEAEEALKESESYNKVLFSDSRIALIVLDPETGRFLDCNDAAVRIYRMNSKDEVIGKVPLDMSTTTQYDGSDSRLAAQWNVKRALSQGSHLFEWRHQRPDGEVWDGEVHLMTFRHKGKTMLQFSVQDITARKVAERELVKSKEEAEAANRAKSEFLANMSHEIRTPMNAIIGFTHLMGRTDLAPVQRDYCSKIQGAARMLMGIINDILDFSKIEAGKLAIESIDFDLNDILVTIANTLSYAAEEKGLELLFYIAPDVPFSLKGDPLRMQQVLFNLIHNAIKFTQKGTVTLKIEMQNRIFDPDIAKLKFRIIDTGIGLTEDQQATIFKSFTQADTSITRRYGGTGLGLAICKRLVELMGGDIGLISRAGEGSEFYFNLSLHVSRMTVPDKEPFTGEKPEVVVADDNLGSLEILRGYLSTMGFPVITMQSGEETIRYLKERGSATPLVLIIDWRMPVMDGIETIQRIRHDPAIGGISSIIMISAYNLDEVKEQTTLLGVDALLAKPVSPSTLLDALSQVMNFRSKPRISAVRSSAAFPLPSFQGRRILLVEDNAINREVAIRMLEDTGMSVDIAENGVEAIQKVASEIYDLVFMDVQMPEMDGFEATRTIRSDAKYNDLPIIAMTAYAMSGDRERCIEAGMNDHMSKPFDPDQFYAICRKWMPERTHIDGTVPATQTERSPDDLSLIMGLPGIDVHYAILHFSGRTDILPDIIREFCDMYADVRERLDSFMASKDTDGLRKFAHSMRGAAGTVAAIRAMDTAAALEECIIDGRIEEIGGHVGRFISAMEEVLQSGPILKSRMEAYFKEEEQMPGDDRRDLDADIAILASLLEQRSFGAVDQIRKIKKRFPGARSDTIREIETMVNRFDYRGALEKLRDAGGAIPGGSDMK